A window of the Streptomyces sp. NBC_00250 genome harbors these coding sequences:
- a CDS encoding amidohydrolase, whose product MTSSLSRRTVLAAAGAAGLVGAAGSPAAAGSRPRSAALVVHNARVFTGLSGARPVEAVAVGRDGRILATGRGNELRRLVGRDTEVVDARGATVMSGIHDGHVHPLGAGSRSLRPSLEGAETTRDELLAILTGFLKDSPGQEPDGWLVVEDWNPVGLLPQGSLPHHSLLDALPTRRPVALVGGDGHNIWVNARALEIAGITAATPDPVGGKIVKGADGRPTGVLKDDAQPLVTRHIPEPSEAELVAACARVLGQAAASGVTTMMDALVGRGELSTYRALSAAGKLPQRIVPAIRLDSDQAKDPAAALAYARGLRREFGDVRGLRFGMIKVFLDGVIEYPAQTAALLEPYLDGEGRPTTNRGELYVSAQDYGRLSAAFNRAGWQMHAHGLGDRAVRTALDGYAYARRATGLRDARNAVAHLQVVDPADLRRFAELGVAACMQLQWAARDTWTMEALLPYIGPERHRWMYPARSLERHGALLSAGSDWPVDALQVWNQIRTAIDRQGAYGEGPLYRELEGLSRTSALRMHTYGTARQLRMDGETGTIRAGRAADLLLLDRDVMECPVADISDTTVRLTLVGGRVVHDAESASGRTASAGLARAVSAPRPSAYAAVHGGRHRACGCAAH is encoded by the coding sequence ATGACTTCTTCCCTGAGCCGGCGCACCGTTCTCGCCGCCGCCGGTGCGGCGGGTCTCGTCGGGGCCGCCGGGAGCCCCGCGGCGGCGGGCTCGCGCCCCCGGTCGGCCGCCCTGGTCGTGCACAACGCGCGGGTGTTCACCGGCCTGTCCGGCGCCCGCCCCGTCGAGGCCGTGGCCGTCGGGCGCGACGGCCGGATCCTGGCGACCGGGCGGGGCAACGAGCTGCGGCGCCTCGTCGGCCGGGACACCGAGGTCGTCGACGCCCGCGGGGCGACCGTGATGAGCGGCATCCACGACGGGCACGTCCACCCGCTGGGCGCGGGCAGTCGCTCGCTGCGGCCCTCCCTCGAAGGCGCGGAGACGACGCGGGACGAACTCCTCGCGATCCTGACCGGCTTCCTCAAGGACAGCCCGGGACAGGAGCCGGACGGCTGGCTGGTGGTCGAGGACTGGAACCCGGTCGGGCTGCTGCCGCAGGGCTCCCTCCCCCACCACTCGCTGCTCGACGCCCTGCCCACCCGCCGCCCGGTCGCCCTGGTCGGCGGCGACGGTCACAACATCTGGGTCAACGCCCGCGCCCTGGAGATCGCCGGCATCACGGCCGCCACTCCGGACCCGGTGGGCGGGAAGATCGTGAAGGGGGCGGACGGCAGGCCGACGGGGGTGCTCAAGGACGACGCCCAGCCGCTGGTGACCCGGCACATCCCGGAGCCGAGCGAGGCCGAGCTGGTCGCGGCGTGCGCACGGGTGCTCGGTCAGGCGGCGGCCTCGGGCGTCACCACGATGATGGACGCCCTGGTCGGACGCGGTGAGCTGAGCACGTACCGGGCCCTCTCGGCGGCCGGGAAGCTGCCGCAGCGGATCGTCCCGGCGATCCGGCTCGACTCGGACCAGGCGAAGGACCCGGCGGCAGCGCTCGCGTACGCCCGGGGGCTGCGCCGGGAGTTCGGTGACGTCCGGGGGCTGCGCTTCGGGATGATCAAGGTGTTCCTGGACGGGGTGATCGAGTACCCGGCGCAGACGGCGGCGCTCCTCGAGCCGTATCTGGACGGCGAGGGACGACCCACCACCAACCGGGGCGAACTGTACGTCTCCGCCCAGGACTACGGACGACTGTCGGCCGCCTTCAACCGGGCCGGCTGGCAGATGCACGCCCACGGCCTGGGCGACCGGGCCGTCCGGACGGCGCTCGACGGGTACGCGTACGCCCGCCGCGCCACCGGCCTGCGCGACGCCCGCAACGCCGTCGCCCATCTCCAGGTGGTGGACCCGGCCGATCTGCGGCGCTTCGCCGAACTGGGCGTGGCGGCCTGCATGCAGCTGCAGTGGGCGGCCCGGGACACCTGGACGATGGAGGCGCTCCTGCCGTACATCGGACCCGAGCGGCACCGGTGGATGTACCCGGCGCGCTCGCTGGAGCGGCACGGCGCCCTGCTCTCGGCCGGCTCGGACTGGCCGGTGGACGCGCTCCAGGTGTGGAACCAGATCCGGACGGCGATCGACCGGCAGGGGGCGTACGGCGAGGGCCCGCTGTACCGGGAGCTGGAGGGCCTGAGCCGCACCTCGGCGCTGCGGATGCACACCTACGGCACGGCACGGCAGCTCCGCATGGACGGGGAGACGGGGACGATCCGGGCGGGACGGGCCGCCGATCTCCTGTTGCTCGACCGAGATGTAATGGAATGTCCGGTAGCCGACATCAGCGACACCACGGTGCGGCTCACGCTGGTCGGCGGCCGGGTGGTCCACGACGCCGAGTCGGCCTCGGGCCGTACGGCCTCCGCGGGTCTGGCCCGCGCGGTGTCCGCGCCCCGGCCCTCGGCGTACGCGGCCGTGCACGGCGGCCGGCACCGGGCGTGCGGCTGCGCGGCACACTGA
- the acnA gene encoding aconitate hydratase AcnA: MSANSFDARSTLRVGDESYEIFKLDKVEGSARLPYSLKVLLENLLRTEDGANITADHIRALGGWDSQAQPSQEIQFTPARVIMQDFTGVPCVVDLATMREAVAALGGDPAKINPLSPAEMVIDHSVIADKFGTNSAFAENVELEYGRNKERYQFLRWGQTAFDDFKVVPPGTGIVHQVNIEHLARTVMVRNGQAYPDTLVGTDSHTTMVNGLGVLGWGVGGIEAEAAMLGQPVSMLIPRVVGFKLTGELPAGTTATDLVLTITEMLRKHGVVGKFVEFYGEGVAATSLANRATIGNMSPEFGSTAAVFPIDGETLNYLKLTGRSAQQVALVEAYAKEQGLWLDPAAEPDFSEKLELDLSTVVPSIAGPKRPQDRIVLANAAAQFAQDVRNYVDEVDEAGKESFPASDAPANHPNGAPSKPVTVTAPDGSTYEIDHGAVTVAAITSCTNTSNPYVMVAAALVAKKATEKGLTRKPWVKTTLAPGSKVVTDYFDKAGLTPYLDKVGFNLVGYGCTTCIGNSGPLPEEVSKAVNEHDLAVTSVLSGNRNFEGRINPDVKMNYLASPPLVVAYALAGSMKVDITKDALGVDQDGKPVYLADIWPTEAEVNDVVANAIGEDMFNKSYQDVFAGDAQWQALSIPTGNTFEWDNESTYVRKPPYFEGMTMETTPVTDIVGARVLAKLGDSVTTDHISPAGAIKADTPAGKYLTEHGVERRDFNSYGSRRGNHEVMIRGTFANIRLRNQIAPGTEGGFTRDFTVEGAPVSFIYDASQNYQAAGTPLVILGGKEYGSGSSRDWAAKGTALLGVKAVITESYERIHRSNLIGMGVLPLQFPAGQSADSLGLTGEETFSIAGVTELNEGTTPSTVKVTTDTGVEFDAVVRIDTPGEADYYRNGGIMQYVLRNLIRG; this comes from the coding sequence GTGTCGGCGAACAGCTTCGACGCCCGCAGCACGCTGCGCGTGGGCGACGAGTCGTACGAGATCTTCAAGCTGGACAAGGTCGAGGGCTCCGCGCGCCTCCCTTACAGCCTGAAGGTCCTCCTGGAGAACCTGCTCCGCACCGAGGACGGCGCGAACATCACCGCCGACCACATCCGGGCCCTCGGTGGCTGGGACTCGCAGGCCCAGCCGAGCCAGGAGATCCAGTTCACGCCGGCCCGCGTGATCATGCAGGACTTCACCGGCGTTCCCTGCGTCGTCGACCTCGCCACCATGCGTGAGGCCGTCGCGGCACTCGGCGGCGACCCGGCGAAGATCAACCCGCTCTCCCCGGCCGAGATGGTCATCGACCACTCCGTCATCGCCGACAAGTTCGGCACGAACTCCGCCTTCGCGGAGAACGTCGAGCTGGAGTACGGCCGCAACAAGGAGCGCTACCAGTTCCTGCGCTGGGGCCAGACCGCCTTCGACGACTTCAAGGTCGTCCCCCCGGGCACCGGCATCGTCCACCAGGTGAACATCGAGCACCTGGCCCGTACCGTCATGGTCCGCAACGGCCAGGCGTACCCCGACACCCTCGTCGGCACCGACTCCCACACCACCATGGTCAACGGCCTCGGTGTGCTGGGCTGGGGCGTCGGCGGCATCGAGGCCGAGGCCGCGATGCTCGGCCAGCCGGTCTCCATGCTGATCCCGCGCGTCGTCGGCTTCAAGCTGACCGGCGAGCTCCCGGCCGGCACCACCGCCACCGACCTGGTCCTCACGATCACCGAGATGCTGCGCAAGCACGGCGTCGTCGGCAAGTTCGTCGAGTTCTACGGTGAGGGCGTCGCCGCCACCTCCCTCGCGAACCGCGCCACCATCGGCAACATGTCGCCGGAGTTCGGCTCCACCGCCGCCGTCTTCCCGATCGACGGCGAGACCCTGAACTACCTCAAGCTGACCGGCCGCTCCGCTCAGCAGGTCGCGCTCGTCGAGGCGTACGCCAAGGAGCAGGGCCTCTGGCTCGACCCGGCCGCCGAGCCCGACTTCTCCGAGAAGCTGGAGCTCGACCTCTCCACGGTCGTCCCCTCGATCGCCGGCCCCAAGCGCCCGCAGGACCGCATCGTCCTCGCGAACGCCGCCGCGCAGTTCGCCCAGGACGTCCGCAACTACGTGGACGAGGTCGACGAGGCGGGCAAGGAGTCCTTCCCGGCCTCCGACGCCCCGGCGAACCACCCCAACGGCGCCCCGTCGAAGCCGGTCACCGTGACCGCCCCCGACGGCTCGACCTACGAGATCGACCACGGCGCCGTCACCGTCGCCGCGATCACCTCCTGCACCAACACGTCGAACCCGTACGTGATGGTCGCCGCCGCGCTCGTCGCGAAGAAGGCCACCGAGAAGGGCCTGACCCGCAAGCCGTGGGTCAAGACCACCCTCGCCCCGGGCTCGAAGGTCGTCACCGACTACTTCGACAAGGCGGGTCTCACCCCGTACCTCGACAAGGTCGGCTTCAACCTCGTCGGCTACGGCTGCACCACCTGCATCGGCAACTCCGGCCCGCTGCCGGAAGAGGTCTCCAAGGCCGTCAACGAGCACGACCTGGCCGTGACCTCGGTGCTCTCGGGCAACCGCAACTTCGAGGGTCGCATCAACCCCGACGTCAAGATGAACTACCTGGCGTCCCCGCCGCTGGTCGTCGCGTACGCCCTCGCGGGTTCCATGAAGGTGGACATCACCAAGGACGCCCTCGGCGTCGACCAGGACGGCAAGCCCGTCTACCTGGCCGACATCTGGCCGACGGAGGCCGAGGTCAACGACGTCGTCGCCAACGCCATCGGCGAGGACATGTTCAACAAGTCCTACCAGGACGTCTTCGCGGGCGACGCCCAGTGGCAGGCGCTGTCGATCCCGACCGGCAACACCTTCGAGTGGGACAACGAGTCCACCTACGTCCGCAAGCCCCCGTACTTCGAGGGCATGACGATGGAGACCACCCCGGTCACCGACATCGTCGGCGCCCGCGTGCTGGCCAAGCTGGGCGACTCGGTCACCACCGACCACATCTCCCCGGCCGGCGCCATCAAGGCCGACACCCCGGCCGGCAAGTACCTCACCGAGCACGGTGTGGAGCGTCGTGACTTCAACTCCTACGGCTCGCGCCGTGGCAACCACGAGGTCATGATCCGCGGCACCTTCGCCAACATCCGCCTGCGCAACCAGATCGCGCCGGGCACCGAGGGCGGCTTCACCCGCGACTTCACCGTCGAGGGCGCGCCCGTGTCGTTCATCTACGACGCCTCGCAGAACTACCAGGCCGCCGGCACCCCGCTGGTCATCCTGGGCGGCAAGGAGTACGGCTCCGGCTCGTCCCGCGACTGGGCCGCCAAGGGCACCGCGCTCCTCGGCGTCAAGGCCGTCATCACCGAGTCGTACGAGCGCATCCACCGCTCGAACCTCATCGGCATGGGCGTCCTGCCGCTCCAGTTCCCGGCCGGCCAGTCGGCCGACTCGCTCGGTCTGACCGGCGAGGAGACCTTCTCCATCGCGGGCGTCACGGAGCTGAACGAGGGCACCACGCCGAGCACGGTCAAGGTCACCACCGACACCGGTGTCGAGTTCGACGCGGTCGTCCGCATCGACACCCCCGGTGAGGCGGACTACTACCGCAACGGCGGCATCATGCAGTACGTGCTCCGCAACCTCATCCGTGGCTGA
- a CDS encoding FG-GAP repeat domain-containing protein, producing the protein MANSSGLNRSRVLSRVTVAAITAALVSTTTAAVAADAPSASFGAEQKASNASAFSAASTAAATPRNFLYGVNSAGTIWGYQPVGGGTIQRLADNSGTGWNSHKHFSQADMDGDGGSDGFYAVRNGRLNYAEVGAPRDLGGGWGAYNKIISASNTGGGVADDLLARDSSGVLWHYLGYGNGGLTQRYRVGSGWNAYTQIAGKGDVSGDGRADLVARDRSGVLWLYKGTGNYKSPFTTRTRIGSGWNGYNLIASSGDLNFDSRADLVARDSAGALWLYKGTGNPSSPYTGRVKIGTSGWNGFREIF; encoded by the coding sequence GTGGCCAACTCTTCTGGCCTGAACCGCTCGCGCGTCCTGTCCCGCGTGACGGTCGCGGCGATAACCGCCGCCCTCGTGAGCACCACCACCGCCGCGGTCGCGGCGGACGCGCCCAGCGCCTCCTTCGGCGCCGAGCAGAAGGCCTCGAACGCGAGCGCCTTCTCGGCCGCCTCCACCGCCGCCGCGACGCCGCGGAACTTCCTCTACGGCGTCAACAGCGCGGGCACCATCTGGGGCTACCAGCCGGTCGGCGGGGGCACCATCCAGCGCCTCGCGGACAACTCCGGCACGGGCTGGAACAGCCACAAGCACTTCAGCCAGGCCGACATGGACGGCGACGGCGGCTCCGACGGCTTCTACGCCGTCCGCAACGGCCGTCTGAACTACGCCGAGGTCGGTGCTCCGCGCGACCTCGGTGGCGGCTGGGGCGCCTACAACAAGATCATCTCCGCCTCCAACACCGGCGGCGGCGTGGCGGACGACCTGCTCGCCCGCGACAGCTCCGGTGTGCTCTGGCACTACCTGGGCTACGGCAACGGTGGCCTGACCCAGCGCTACCGGGTCGGCAGCGGCTGGAACGCCTACACCCAGATCGCCGGCAAGGGCGACGTCTCCGGTGACGGCCGGGCCGACCTCGTCGCCCGCGACCGTTCCGGCGTGCTGTGGCTGTACAAGGGCACCGGCAACTACAAGTCGCCCTTCACCACCCGCACCCGCATCGGCAGCGGCTGGAACGGCTACAACCTCATCGCCTCCTCGGGTGACCTGAACTTCGACAGCCGGGCCGACCTGGTCGCCCGCGACAGCGCCGGCGCGCTGTGGCTGTACAAGGGCACGGGCAACCCGTCGAGCCCGTACACCGGTCGCGTGAAGATCGGCACCTCCGGCTGGAACGGCTTCCGCGAGATCTTCTGA
- a CDS encoding VOC family protein: MFSGAHVILYTRDAEADRAFLKDVAGFPHVDAGRGWLIFKLPPAEVAVHPTTEEPKHELYLMCDDLTATLTELEDKGAEISRAITDQGWGLLAAVRLPSGTELPLYEPRHPTALDLSP, translated from the coding sequence ATGTTCAGTGGCGCGCATGTGATCCTCTACACGCGGGACGCGGAGGCCGACCGGGCCTTCCTCAAGGACGTCGCCGGCTTCCCGCACGTGGACGCCGGGCGCGGCTGGCTCATCTTCAAGCTGCCGCCCGCCGAGGTCGCCGTCCACCCGACGACGGAGGAGCCGAAGCACGAGCTCTACCTCATGTGCGACGACCTCACCGCGACCCTGACGGAGCTGGAGGACAAGGGCGCGGAGATCTCACGCGCCATCACCGATCAGGGCTGGGGTCTGCTCGCCGCCGTGCGGCTGCCGAGCGGGACCGAACTCCCCCTGTACGAACCGCGTCACCCGACCGCGCTCGACCTGTCACCCTGA
- a CDS encoding helix-turn-helix domain-containing protein produces MADDYLVRIGKLIRDARQHRGWTQTQLAEALATSQSAVNRIERGNQNISLEMIARIGEALDSEIVSLGYAGPMHLRVVGRRRLSGSIDVKTSKNACVALLCASLLNKGRTVLRRVARIEEVFRLLEVLNSIGVRTRWINDGVDLEIAPPAELDMESIDAEAAIRTRSIIMFFGPLLHRMDRFKLPYAGGCDLGTRTIEPHMIALRRFGLDITATEGIYHAQVERSVSPDRPIVLTERGDTVTENALLAAARHDGVTVIRNASSNYMVQDLCFFLEALGVRVDGIGTTTLTVHGVPQIDVDVDYSPSEDPVEAMSLLAAAVVTESELTIRRVPIEFMEIELAVLEEMGLDHDRSAEYPADNGRTRLVDLTVRPSKLEAPIDKIHPMPFPGLNIDNVPFFAAIAATAQGKTLIHDWVYDNRAIYLTDLNRLGGRLQLLDPHRVLVEGPTRWRAAEMMCPPALRPAVVVLLAMMAAEGTSVLRNVYVINRGYEDLAERLNSIGAQIEIFRDI; encoded by the coding sequence ATGGCAGACGACTACCTCGTACGCATCGGCAAGCTCATCCGTGACGCCCGGCAGCACCGCGGCTGGACACAGACGCAGCTCGCCGAAGCACTGGCCACGAGCCAGAGCGCCGTCAACCGGATCGAGCGCGGCAACCAGAACATCAGCCTTGAGATGATCGCCCGGATCGGCGAAGCCCTCGACAGCGAGATCGTGTCCCTGGGTTACGCGGGACCGATGCACCTCAGGGTCGTCGGCCGCCGCCGGCTCTCGGGCTCCATCGACGTCAAGACGAGCAAGAACGCCTGTGTCGCGCTCCTCTGCGCCTCCCTCCTCAACAAGGGCCGCACGGTCCTGCGCCGGGTCGCCCGCATCGAGGAGGTCTTCCGGCTCCTGGAGGTCCTCAACTCCATCGGGGTCCGTACCCGCTGGATCAACGACGGCGTCGACCTGGAGATCGCGCCGCCCGCCGAGCTGGACATGGAGTCCATCGACGCCGAGGCCGCGATCCGCACCCGCTCGATCATCATGTTCTTCGGCCCGCTGCTGCACCGCATGGACCGCTTCAAGCTGCCGTACGCCGGCGGCTGCGACCTCGGTACGCGCACGATCGAGCCGCACATGATCGCGCTGCGCCGCTTCGGCCTCGACATCACCGCGACCGAGGGCATCTACCACGCCCAGGTCGAGCGCTCCGTCTCACCCGACCGCCCCATCGTGCTGACCGAGCGCGGGGACACCGTCACCGAGAACGCGCTGCTCGCCGCCGCCCGGCACGACGGCGTGACCGTCATCCGCAACGCCTCCTCCAACTACATGGTCCAGGACCTGTGCTTCTTCCTGGAGGCCCTCGGCGTACGGGTCGACGGCATCGGCACCACCACCCTCACCGTGCACGGCGTGCCGCAGATCGACGTGGACGTCGACTACTCCCCCTCCGAGGACCCGGTCGAGGCGATGAGCCTGCTCGCCGCCGCCGTGGTCACCGAGTCGGAGCTGACGATCCGCCGCGTCCCGATCGAGTTCATGGAGATCGAGCTCGCGGTCCTGGAGGAGATGGGCCTCGACCACGACCGCTCGGCCGAGTACCCGGCCGACAACGGCCGGACGCGCCTGGTCGACCTGACGGTCCGCCCCTCCAAGCTGGAGGCGCCGATCGACAAGATCCACCCGATGCCGTTCCCCGGCCTGAACATCGACAACGTGCCCTTCTTCGCGGCGATCGCGGCCACCGCCCAGGGCAAGACCCTGATCCACGACTGGGTCTACGACAACCGGGCCATCTACCTCACGGACCTCAACCGCCTCGGCGGCCGCCTCCAACTCCTCGACCCCCACCGCGTCCTGGTGGAGGGCCCCACCCGCTGGCGCGCCGCCGAGATGATGTGCCCGCCGGCCCTGCGCCCCGCGGTGGTCGTCCTCCTCGCGATGATGGCGGCCGAGGGCACCTCGGTCCTGCGGAACGTGTACGTCATCAACCGCGGTTACGAGGACCTCGCGGAGCGCCTCAACTCGATCGGCGCCCAGATCGAGATCTTCCGGGATATCTGA
- the ngcE gene encoding N-acetylglucosamine/diacetylchitobiose ABC transporter substrate-binding protein: MGSTSAQTNEGLGRRDLIKRSAAIGLISVPTMGFLSACASSSGDGNEKVEKGQKTDKNPLGVNESAPLDFVLFDGGFGQQYAKDAIKVYETNYPKAKVKFTPTQKITTELQPRFNGGNPPDLIDNSGAEQMDMGVLVGQKQLADLTALLDSASVDDPSKKVRDTLRPGIVEMGQFDGDPVWILYYAYTVYGVWYSQKLLDSLDAKYPETWDEMLAVCEKAKKKGIAGWTYAGKHPYYLPFSLYPMIGKVGGREVLDAIDNLEPKAWEHPAVKACFEAYYELVQKGYILKGTPGLDHIQSQTAWTEGKALFIPNGSWVENEAAKTMPADFNLAVSAPSGLDASDKMPFGTMWASGGEPFIVPAKAANPEGGMEQLRIMLSEASSKNFTQSVKSLSAYNGGTDGIELTPGLKSGVAALEKAGQNVVNPRLQDWYVALQKEKIGVAGIGEMMAGRATPAETIKKIQKFADEAAKDSSIKHYKHQ, from the coding sequence ATGGGATCCACCTCCGCTCAGACCAATGAGGGCCTTGGCCGTCGCGATCTGATCAAGCGTTCCGCCGCGATCGGCCTGATTTCCGTGCCGACCATGGGCTTCCTCTCCGCCTGTGCGAGCAGCAGCGGCGATGGCAACGAAAAGGTCGAGAAGGGACAGAAGACCGACAAGAACCCGCTCGGGGTGAACGAGTCGGCCCCGCTCGATTTCGTTCTCTTCGACGGCGGATTCGGACAGCAGTACGCCAAGGACGCGATCAAGGTCTACGAGACGAATTACCCCAAGGCCAAGGTCAAGTTCACGCCCACCCAGAAGATCACCACCGAGCTCCAGCCGCGCTTCAACGGTGGCAACCCGCCGGACCTCATCGACAACTCCGGTGCCGAGCAGATGGACATGGGCGTCCTCGTCGGACAGAAGCAGCTGGCCGACCTCACCGCCCTCCTGGACTCGGCCTCCGTCGACGACCCGAGCAAGAAGGTCCGCGACACCCTGCGGCCCGGCATCGTCGAGATGGGCCAGTTCGACGGCGACCCGGTCTGGATCCTCTACTACGCCTACACCGTCTACGGCGTCTGGTACTCGCAGAAGCTGCTCGACTCGCTCGACGCGAAGTACCCCGAGACCTGGGACGAGATGCTGGCCGTCTGCGAGAAGGCCAAGAAGAAGGGCATCGCGGGCTGGACGTACGCGGGCAAGCACCCGTACTACCTCCCCTTCTCGCTCTACCCGATGATCGGCAAGGTCGGCGGCCGCGAGGTCCTGGACGCCATCGACAACCTGGAGCCCAAGGCCTGGGAGCACCCCGCGGTCAAGGCCTGCTTCGAGGCCTACTACGAGCTCGTCCAGAAGGGCTACATCCTCAAGGGCACCCCCGGCCTCGACCACATCCAGTCGCAGACCGCCTGGACCGAGGGCAAGGCGCTGTTCATCCCGAACGGCTCCTGGGTCGAGAACGAGGCGGCCAAGACCATGCCGGCCGACTTCAACCTGGCCGTCTCCGCCCCGAGCGGCCTCGACGCCTCCGACAAGATGCCCTTCGGCACGATGTGGGCGTCCGGCGGCGAGCCGTTCATCGTCCCGGCCAAGGCGGCGAACCCCGAGGGCGGCATGGAGCAGCTGCGCATCATGCTCAGCGAGGCCTCGTCCAAGAACTTCACGCAGTCCGTGAAGTCCCTCTCCGCGTACAACGGCGGCACCGACGGCATCGAGCTGACGCCGGGCCTCAAGTCCGGTGTCGCGGCTCTGGAGAAGGCCGGCCAGAACGTCGTCAACCCGCGCCTCCAGGACTGGTACGTCGCCCTCCAGAAGGAGAAGATCGGCGTCGCGGGCATCGGCGAGATGATGGCCGGCCGTGCGACCCCGGCCGAGACGATCAAGAAGATCCAGAAGTTCGCCGACGAAGCGGCCAAGGACTCCTCGATCAAGCACTACAAGCACCAGTGA
- a CDS encoding LacI family DNA-binding transcriptional regulator has translation MPGPTLTDIARAAEVSTATVSHALNGTGRLGESTRRRVREVAAALGYGSRRTPLTRTRTLGLAVTTYAGTPWNFLAVPYFSRLLTAAAVTAHAHGYALTVLPAARGGETLWHTLTVDGMLLLDSPEDDRVLRALRARGIPVVFDGRPVDPRPDDIWVDNDHATTTREVLDHLAAAGAHRIALHAGFGREYYTGAVTRAYEQWCREHGQVPSVIAFDPDDAPGHAFDRAFSDRACDAVHSVYDPGGRQVRAAAARHGLRIPDDLLLVCTSEDPAYADTDPSVTTVTLRPETIAETAVTTLVARLDPALPSPAPGGLMIPARLHPRASTRPRGE, from the coding sequence ATGCCAGGGCCCACCCTCACCGACATCGCCCGCGCCGCGGAGGTGTCCACCGCCACGGTGTCCCACGCCCTCAACGGCACGGGCCGGCTCGGTGAGTCCACCCGGCGCAGGGTCCGCGAGGTGGCGGCGGCCCTCGGCTACGGCTCGCGCCGGACGCCCCTGACCCGGACCAGGACGCTCGGCCTCGCCGTCACCACCTACGCGGGCACCCCCTGGAACTTCCTCGCGGTCCCCTACTTCTCGCGTCTGCTCACCGCCGCCGCGGTCACGGCGCACGCCCACGGCTACGCGCTCACGGTCCTCCCCGCGGCCCGAGGCGGCGAGACCCTGTGGCACACCCTGACCGTCGACGGAATGCTCCTGCTCGACAGCCCCGAGGACGACCGGGTCCTGCGCGCCCTGCGGGCCCGGGGGATCCCCGTGGTCTTCGACGGCCGCCCCGTGGACCCGCGTCCCGACGACATCTGGGTCGACAACGACCACGCCACGACCACCCGCGAGGTCCTCGACCACCTGGCGGCCGCCGGTGCGCACCGGATCGCGTTGCACGCCGGGTTCGGCCGGGAGTACTACACCGGCGCCGTGACCCGGGCCTATGAACAGTGGTGCCGGGAGCACGGCCAGGTGCCGTCGGTGATCGCCTTCGACCCGGACGACGCGCCCGGCCACGCCTTCGACCGGGCCTTCTCCGACCGTGCCTGCGACGCCGTCCACTCGGTCTACGACCCCGGCGGCCGGCAGGTCCGGGCGGCGGCGGCCCGCCACGGCCTGCGGATACCCGACGACCTGCTGCTCGTCTGCACCAGCGAGGATCCGGCCTACGCCGATACCGACCCGTCCGTGACCACGGTGACATTGCGGCCGGAGACGATCGCGGAGACGGCCGTCACGACCCTGGTCGCCCGGCTCGACCCCGCGCTGCCCAGTCCCGCGCCGGGCGGCCTGATGATTCCGGCCCGACTCCACCCGCGCGCCTCGACCCGCCCCAGGGGCGAGTGA
- a CDS encoding carbohydrate ABC transporter permease: MQHGKYRFIVGFLAAPLALYALFVIWPFIQSIYYSLTDWTGLSPEFGFVGFDNYSRMLDDEIFWKSLQHSLTLAVVLPLVTVGLALFFAFMLNVGGRRRRGAAIAGVRGSAFYKIVYFFPQVLSIAIVALLFQFAYNPNSGAINSALQLVGLGSIQPDWLGDPDLALLCVMAVLVWSTVGFFVVLFSAGMASIPRDFYEAALLDGANRFTTFFKITLPLLWDTVQSGWIYMGILALGAESFAVVQIMTVGPNGGGPDYSTVVLPLYVYQKAFRDGQAAYATTIGVALLLVTLAFAAIVMKLGRRERLEF, translated from the coding sequence ATGCAGCACGGCAAGTACCGTTTCATCGTGGGGTTCCTGGCGGCGCCCCTCGCGCTCTACGCGCTCTTCGTCATCTGGCCGTTCATCCAGTCCATCTACTACTCGCTCACGGACTGGACAGGGCTGAGCCCCGAATTCGGCTTCGTCGGATTCGACAACTACAGCAGAATGCTGGACGACGAGATCTTCTGGAAATCGCTCCAGCACAGTCTGACCCTCGCGGTGGTGCTGCCGCTGGTGACCGTCGGACTCGCGCTGTTCTTCGCGTTCATGCTCAATGTCGGTGGTCGGCGCCGTCGTGGAGCGGCCATCGCCGGCGTGCGCGGATCAGCCTTCTACAAGATTGTGTACTTCTTCCCGCAGGTGCTGTCGATCGCCATCGTCGCGCTGCTCTTCCAGTTCGCCTACAACCCGAATAGCGGAGCCATCAATTCCGCTCTGCAGCTCGTGGGTCTCGGCAGTATTCAGCCGGACTGGCTGGGCGATCCGGACCTCGCCCTCCTCTGTGTGATGGCGGTTCTCGTCTGGTCCACGGTCGGCTTCTTCGTCGTCCTCTTCTCGGCCGGCATGGCGTCCATTCCGAGGGACTTCTACGAGGCCGCCCTGCTCGACGGCGCCAACCGCTTCACGACCTTCTTCAAGATCACCCTGCCGCTGCTCTGGGACACCGTGCAGTCCGGCTGGATCTACATGGGCATCCTGGCGCTCGGCGCGGAGTCCTTCGCCGTCGTCCAGATCATGACCGTCGGCCCCAACGGCGGCGGGCCCGACTACTCCACCGTCGTCCTTCCGCTGTACGTGTACCAGAAGGCGTTCCGGGACGGTCAGGCCGCCTACGCAACGACCATCGGTGTCGCGCTCCTCCTCGTCACGCTGGCCTTCGCGGCCATCGTGATGAAGCTGGGCCGGCGCGAGCGGCTGGAGTTCTGA